GGAAGGGCCCCCCCAGCTCGACGCTCAACACGTAGCCCACATTGGCGTGCCCCAGGGCCGGCCTCGGCGAGGCCACCAGCTCGTCCTCCAGGATCTCGCCCACCCACCCGACCGGCAGCGCCTCGAGGTCCTCGTAGGTCGCCGGCTTCTTCCCCTTCGCCATCGTCCGCCTCCTGGATCGTCCGGCGGGAGCCAACTCCGCCGTGACCTCTCCAGTCTACCCCTCGGTCCGACATCTCAAGTAGGGTAGGGGCTCCTGGGGTGATGGGCAACGAGACAGGACAACCGGCCGCCGGGGCCCCCCGCCCGAGCCGCCCGCCTGGAAGACAGGCTCCTGCCCCAAGGGGCGCCGGGGCCTCTCACTCGCGGGACATGTTGCTGAGCTCGAGCCTCACGGCCGCGACCAGGGGAACCAGCATGATCGCGGGGGCCAGGAGGGCACCGGCCCCCAGCAACCCGACGAGCACCGGCAGCAGTCCCAGCAAGCTCACGCCGAGCGTCGCCCAGAAGGAGCCCCGTCCCGAGAGCAGGGCGTGGCCCCCGAACGCCCCCAACACCGCGCCCGGGGACGCCACCAGGGCGCCACACATCCAGGTCAGGTTCCCGATGAATCCGGCGGCCCTGCCCATCGGGTAGCCCAGGGACTTGTCGAGGGCATGGCCCCCCTCCATCCCGAGCCACGCCCCGAGCCCCAGCCCCACCCCGCCCGTCACCGCCGCGAAGAGACAGCGCGCCACATTGAAGTGCCTGGAACCCATGTGCTCGAGCCCTCCGGCTCAGACGATGGCGGCGAGGGGCTCGGGTCCGGCGTCGAGCACCTCGCGCAGCCGCTTCAAGCCCCGCTCCAGCTGCGCGCGCGTGCGCGGGGCGCCGATGCACACCCGCACCGCCGCCGGCACCGGCCCCGGCCCCGCGGTGAACAGCTCCGCCGACGACACCGACACCCCGTTGCGCCGCGCCTGCGCCACGAACTCCTCGCTGCGCCGGCCCTCGGGCAGGCCCAGCCACAGGTGGTAGAGCGGTGCCAGCGCCGCCCTCGGCAGCTCGCGCCCGAGCAGCCCGCGCACCAGCGCCAGCCGCTCGCCCACCTCCTGCCGCTGGCGCACCACCAGCTCATCCGCCGTCCCGTCCTCCACCCAGCGCGCCAGCACCTCCGCCATCAGCGGCGTCGTCATCAGCGAGGCCAGCCCCACCTCCTCGGCCAGCCGCTCGCCCCGCGCCCGCGCCGGCGCCACCAGGTAGCCCATCCGCAGCCCCGGGGTGAGCAGCTTGGACACCCCGGCGATGAAGTAGCTCGCCTCGGGCAGGAAGCTCGCCAGCGGGGGCGGCCGGCTCTCCGGCAGCAGCCCGTACGCGTCGTCCTCCAGCACCAGCACCCCGTACTTGCGCGCCACCTCGGCGATTCGCCGCCGCCGCGCCTCCGGCTGCACCACCCCCGTCGGGTTGTGGCACGTGGGCTGGGTGTAGAGCAGCTTCACGCCCACCCGGCACGCCGCCTCGAAGGCCTCGGGCACCAGCCCCTGCGCGTCCATGGCCACGCTCTGCAGCCGCAGCTGGAAGCGCCGCGCCAGCACCTTCACGCCCGGGTAGGTGAGCGCCTCGGTGGCCAGCGTGTCCCCCGGCTTGGTGAGCGCCGCCAGCGCCACCTCCATGGCATGGTGCCCGCCCGCGCACACCACCACCTGCTCCGGCTTGGCCTGCAGCCCGAAGCGCGAGGCCCACGCCGCTCCCGCGACGCGGTGCGCCGTGGTGCCCGCGGCCGGCTGGTAGGCCAGCAGCTCCGTCAACCGCTGCGTCCGTCCCAGCTCCTCCAGCGAGCGGCGCAGCGCCTGGCTGGCCGGGTCACCCTCGGGTGTCGCCGGGGCGTTGATGCCAAGCTCCACGGGCGAGTCGTCATGCGCCAGGTCCACGGGCGAGGGCATGTGCACGGGCACCTCGCGGTCCCTCACGTACGTGCCCCGCCCCACCTCGCCGCTCACCAGGCCCCGCTTCTCCGCCTCGGCGTACGCGCGCGTCACCGTGCCCACCGTGACGCCCACGCGCTCGGCCAGCTCCCGGTGCGTGGGCAGCCGGGTCCCCGGACTCAGACGCCCCGCGTCAATGTCCTCCGAGAGAGCGTCCGCGATGGCCCGGTACAGGGGGCCATTGCGTCCTCGAAGCTCCGGCATCCAACTTGTCATGGTGACAATCGATACACTTGACGGAATACGGCTGCCAACGTAACTGATTGTCTCGATTCTACCCTGGATTGTCACGACTTTCCGGGGCGGAAGCGCGAGCCACTGGGGCACCCCGGGCCCTGGACGGACGGTAGCCGTCCCCTCTGCACGAGGAGCCGAAGCATGTTGCCCATCGAGGTCCAGCGCGCCCCCACCCTGAAGCCCAAGCCCTCGTCCGAGGGGCTCGGCTTCGGCAAGTACTTCACCGACCACATGTTCCGCATGGACTACTCGCCGGAACGTGGGTGGCACCAGGCGCGGATCCTCCCGCATGGGCCGCTGGGGTTGGACCCGGGCGCGGCGGTGCTGCACTACGCGCAGGCGGTGTTCGACGGCTCCAAGGTGTTCCGCGGCAAGGACGGACAGCTGCGCGCCTTCCGGATCGATGACCACTGCAAGCGCCTGCACTCGAGCGCCGAGCGGCTGGCCATGGCGCCGGTGCCGCCGGAGCTGGCGCGCGAGGCGATTGAAGCGCTGGTGAAGGTGGAGGCGGACTGGGTGCCCAATGCCCCGGGCACGGCGCTGTACGTGCGGCCGACGGTGATCGCCTCGGAGGCGTTCCTCGGGGTGAGGCCGGCGGACAAGTACATCTTCTTCGTCATCCTCAGCCCGGTGGGCAGCTACTTCTCCGGTGGCGCCGAGCCGGTGCGCATCTGGGTGGAGCAGCAGGCCACGCGCGCGGCGAAGGGCGGCCTGGGTGGCGCGAAGGCGGCGGCCAACTACGCGGCGGGCCTGCAGGCCTCGATGGAGGCCAAGAAGCGGGGCTACGCCCAGGTGCTGTGGCTGGACGCGGCCGAGCACCGCTACATCGAGGAGGTGGGCACGATGAACCTCTTCGTGCGCATCGGCGATGAGGTGATCACCCCGCCGCTGGAGGGCACGTTCCTGCCGGGGATTACGCGCGAGAGCGCGCTGCAGCTGATGCGCGACTGGGGCATGAAGGTCAGCGAGCGCAAGCTGGCGGTGGACGAGATGCGCGAGGCGCACAAGAAGGGCGAGCTGCGCGAGGTGTTCGGCACGGGCACGGCGGCGGTGATCTCGCCGGTGGGCGCGCTGGGCTTCCGCGAGGGCCAGCTGGTGATTGGCGATGGCAAGGTGGGCGAGGTGTCGCAGCGCCTGTACGACACGCTCACCGGCATCCAGTACGGCACGCAGCCGGACCGCCACGGCTGGATGACGGTCATCAAGTAGCCGAGGCCGTGCGGTAGTGAGGTGTGGACCCCGGGAGGCGAGAGCCCCCGGGTCCCACCGGGCCGCGAGGTGGAGACCCCCACGAGAGAGGTCCACCGGTGCTCGTGCGGAGAGCCCCGGGCGCGATGCTCACGAAGTTGTCCAACTGTTGGACAACTTTGGAACGAGCGCGCCCGGAGGGTCGTCCCCTCAGACGCGCACCAGCTCGAACCAGTCGATGTTCACCGAGCCCGTGTCGAACACGAGTTTGAGCTCGTGGAAGCCCTTGGGGAGGGTGAACGTCGTGGTGCCGTCCTGGGTCCTGTAGGTGTTCCAGTCGTACTGGCCGCTCGCGTTGGGGGTGCCCGTCAGGGAGACGGTGCCGCCGCGCGCGACGCCGTCGACGAGCAGGCGCACCGCGCTCGTGCCCGAGGCGCCCCGCGCGTAGCGGAAGCGCAGCTTGTACGTGTAGCCGCCCGAGAGCGTCTCGTAGCGCAGCCACTCGCCCGGGGCCGTCCAGCCCACGAAGAAGCCGCTCCAGTCGGGCAGCACGGCGATGTCCACGTTCTCCTTGCGGTAGGCGCCGCCGGTGTTGCCCGCGTCGCTGTCGGCGTAGTCGGTGCCGGACACGCCGTTGGTCACGCCCATGCCGTTGCCGGTGTCGCTGTTGCTGTAGTTCTCGGCCTGGAAGCGCAGCGTGGAGCCCGCGAAGCCCGGGGTGATGTGGGTGTTGGCCGTCACCCACGCGAAATCCTGCCGCGCGCGGTTGAGCAGGGCGTTGTCCGTGCGCACCAGCGAGTTCTCGTACTGGTCCGAGCACCCCTGACCGCAGTGCTGGTACACGTACCAGAGCAGCGCGTCGATCTTCTGATCGTTCGACTTGTTCCACTCGTCGATGGCCTGGTAGGCCTCCTTCATCCAGTCGGCGCGGTAGCTGACGTCCGAGTTCCTCGGGTTGGTGGCCCACGCGCCGAAGTACCAGTAGGTGTTCGTCTCGGTGATGTAGATGGGCTTCACCGCGGTGCCGAACTTCTCGTAGATCTTCCGCGCGTAGATGCGGAACACGCCGAAGTCATTCACATCCGCGTAGCGCGGATCCTCGGTGGTGGTGTCCGACGAGGTGCTGGCGCCGCTGTAGGCGTGCAGCGCGAAGGCGTCGATCTGCGGAAGGCCACTGGCGTCCTTGTCCACGGTGGCCAGCACGGAGTCGAAGAAGCTCTGCATGTCCGCGCCAGGCCAGCCACCCGGCGCGGCGAGGGCCACCTTCGCCGCCGGACGGACCTCCTTGATCTTGTCGTAGACGCAGTTGGAGTCGTAGGCGTTGAAGATGTACGAGTACCACTGCGCGGTGGGAGCGGTGCTCGGGTTGACGAGCGGCTCGTTGCCGATGACGAAGACCTCGACGAGGTCCCCCAGGTCCTGGGCGATCTGCCGCGACTTCATCGCGAAGTCATAGCGGCCGTTCCAGTCCCAGTTGGGCGGCACGGTGTAGCCCACGTCGTAGTCCAGCCGCAGGATGACCTTGAAGCCCGCGTTGACGATGTTCTGCAGCCTCGCGCGCTCGCCCGCCGGGTTGGTGTACGCGCGGGTGTAGATCATCTCCAGCGAGTACATCCCCTTGCCATTCTTGATGCTGTTCTCGGCACCCGCTCCGTAGAAGTTGATGCCGTACACCGGGTAGGTGCCCGCCGCGAACGCGGGAGCGGCGAGAAGGCACAGCAACAGCGCCAGCCTGCTTTTCATGGATTCCTTGCCTTTCGAGGAGGACGGGGCGCGGTATGCCTCGGAGGGAGGCGCGGTGTCAACGTGGGGTGGGGATCTGCTATGGCGCGCGGCCATGACCACGGATGTGCTGCTGGAGAGGCGCGGGCCGGTGGGCCTGGTGACGCTCAACCGCCCCAAGGCGCTCAACGCGCTGGACCTGGGGATGATTCGCGCGCTGCACCCGGCGCTCGAGGCCTGGGCGAAGGACAGCCAGGTGAAGGCGGTGGTGATTCGCGGCGCCGGGGGCCGGGCCTTCTGTGCCGGGGGTGACGTGCGCGCCGTGGCCCTCTCGCTGGGCTCGCCCGCGCCCGAGGGACAGGAGCCGCTCTCGCGCGCCTTCTTCCACGAGGAGTACCGGCTCAACCACCTCATCCACCACTACCCCAAGCCGTATGTGGCGCTCGTGGACGGCATCAGCATGGGCGGAGGGCTGGGGCTGTCGGTGCACGGCTCGCACCGCGTCGTCACCGAGCGGCTGGTGCTGGCCATGCCGGAGACGGCGATTGGCCTCTTTCCCGACGTGGGCGGCGGCTGGTTCCTCCCGCGCTTCCCGGGCGAGGCGGGTACGTACCTGGGGCTCACGGGCAGCCGGTGCAACGCCGCGGATGCGATGTGGCTCGGGTACGGGACGCAGCATGTGACGCACGACAAGTTGGAGGCCGTGGTGGAGGCGCTCGCGGCGGCGGACTGGAGCACGGGCGAGGCACGCGCGGTGGCCACACGGGTGCTGAATGGCTTCACGTCCGAGCCGGGGACTTCACCCCTGAGCGCGAATGCGGACAGCATCGACCGGTGCTTCGCGAAGGACAGCGTGGAGGACATCCTCGCGGCGCTGGAGGCCGAGGGCACACCGTGGGCCCAGGAGACGCGGGCCACACTGGGGCGCATGTCGCCCACGAGCCTGAAGGTGACGCTGCGCCAGCTGCGGCGGTGCCGGGGTAAGCCGTACGACGAGACCGTGACGGTGGAGTACCGGCTGAGCCAGCACGTCACCGCGCTGCCGGACTTCCGCGAGGGCATCCGCGCGGTGCTCGTGGACAAGGACAACAAGCCCACGTGGAACCCGCCCACGCTCGCCGGGGTGCGCGAGTCCGACGTGGAGGCGTGCTTCGCGCCGCTCGGCGCGCGGGACCTGGTGTTTCCCTGAAGCAGTGCCCCCGCGCCATGCGCTGATAACCGCCCCCCTCTCCCCTCGCCCTCCGGGAGAGGGACGGGGTGAGGGTGCCGGGTGAAACCGGGTTGAACCCCCTGTCCACACCGTGGGCCAGGGGGAAGAGAACGGGCCCGGACACCCTCACCCTGTCCCTCTCCCGAGGGGAGAGGGGACATCCGGTCACATTACCGCCTGGTCCTCGGCCGGACCCCTCCGCTCTCTCTGTTGCGGATTCTTTTGCTTCGGATACCTTTTGCCTGGCTAACGATTCTGGCCCAGGGCTCCGGAGCGGGAACGATGACCAGGAACAAGCCTCCGCTCGAC
The sequence above is drawn from the Archangium gephyra genome and encodes:
- a CDS encoding PLP-dependent aminotransferase family protein, with the protein product MPELRGRNGPLYRAIADALSEDIDAGRLSPGTRLPTHRELAERVGVTVGTVTRAYAEAEKRGLVSGEVGRGTYVRDREVPVHMPSPVDLAHDDSPVELGINAPATPEGDPASQALRRSLEELGRTQRLTELLAYQPAAGTTAHRVAGAAWASRFGLQAKPEQVVVCAGGHHAMEVALAALTKPGDTLATEALTYPGVKVLARRFQLRLQSVAMDAQGLVPEAFEAACRVGVKLLYTQPTCHNPTGVVQPEARRRRIAEVARKYGVLVLEDDAYGLLPESRPPPLASFLPEASYFIAGVSKLLTPGLRMGYLVAPARARGERLAEEVGLASLMTTPLMAEVLARWVEDGTADELVVRQRQEVGERLALVRGLLGRELPRAALAPLYHLWLGLPEGRRSEEFVAQARRNGVSVSSAELFTAGPGPVPAAVRVCIGAPRTRAQLERGLKRLREVLDAGPEPLAAIV
- a CDS encoding branched-chain amino acid aminotransferase, translating into MLPIEVQRAPTLKPKPSSEGLGFGKYFTDHMFRMDYSPERGWHQARILPHGPLGLDPGAAVLHYAQAVFDGSKVFRGKDGQLRAFRIDDHCKRLHSSAERLAMAPVPPELAREAIEALVKVEADWVPNAPGTALYVRPTVIASEAFLGVRPADKYIFFVILSPVGSYFSGGAEPVRIWVEQQATRAAKGGLGGAKAAANYAAGLQASMEAKKRGYAQVLWLDAAEHRYIEEVGTMNLFVRIGDEVITPPLEGTFLPGITRESALQLMRDWGMKVSERKLAVDEMREAHKKGELREVFGTGTAAVISPVGALGFREGQLVIGDGKVGEVSQRLYDTLTGIQYGTQPDRHGWMTVIK
- a CDS encoding carbohydrate-binding protein — protein: MKSRLALLLCLLAAPAFAAGTYPVYGINFYGAGAENSIKNGKGMYSLEMIYTRAYTNPAGERARLQNIVNAGFKVILRLDYDVGYTVPPNWDWNGRYDFAMKSRQIAQDLGDLVEVFVIGNEPLVNPSTAPTAQWYSYIFNAYDSNCVYDKIKEVRPAAKVALAAPGGWPGADMQSFFDSVLATVDKDASGLPQIDAFALHAYSGASTSSDTTTEDPRYADVNDFGVFRIYARKIYEKFGTAVKPIYITETNTYWYFGAWATNPRNSDVSYRADWMKEAYQAIDEWNKSNDQKIDALLWYVYQHCGQGCSDQYENSLVRTDNALLNRARQDFAWVTANTHITPGFAGSTLRFQAENYSNSDTGNGMGVTNGVSGTDYADSDAGNTGGAYRKENVDIAVLPDWSGFFVGWTAPGEWLRYETLSGGYTYKLRFRYARGASGTSAVRLLVDGVARGGTVSLTGTPNASGQYDWNTYRTQDGTTTFTLPKGFHELKLVFDTGSVNIDWFELVRV
- a CDS encoding enoyl-CoA hydratase/isomerase family protein codes for the protein MTTDVLLERRGPVGLVTLNRPKALNALDLGMIRALHPALEAWAKDSQVKAVVIRGAGGRAFCAGGDVRAVALSLGSPAPEGQEPLSRAFFHEEYRLNHLIHHYPKPYVALVDGISMGGGLGLSVHGSHRVVTERLVLAMPETAIGLFPDVGGGWFLPRFPGEAGTYLGLTGSRCNAADAMWLGYGTQHVTHDKLEAVVEALAAADWSTGEARAVATRVLNGFTSEPGTSPLSANADSIDRCFAKDSVEDILAALEAEGTPWAQETRATLGRMSPTSLKVTLRQLRRCRGKPYDETVTVEYRLSQHVTALPDFREGIRAVLVDKDNKPTWNPPTLAGVRESDVEACFAPLGARDLVFP